Genomic segment of Rattus norvegicus strain BN/NHsdMcwi chromosome 7, GRCr8, whole genome shotgun sequence:
cgcttgcctagcaagcgcaaggccctgggttcggtcctcagctccgagggAAAAAAAAGGGGTGTTGTATGATGTCCCCGTCGAGCGTGCAAGCGAAACCCCGCCTCTTCCTAGCCACTTGGCACACGTGCCGGTTTTCTTTGTGCGAAAGGACAAACGATGCCGTAAACACCACAAAGGCCaggagaggcaaacgcaggattGGGACAGTGTCCAGGAGCGGGGATCCCAGGCTGGCTAAGGTGTGGAAACGgtcaaacaagacaaaaaacccaggggGGGTAGGGGTGAGTCCAGTGACCCACTTTCGTCAGAACCATTCGAGTGCGCATGCGTGCCCGTTGCCCTCACTTTCCGTTCCGTCGCTGCGCGGGATCCTGTACATTGGTTCCTATCCGCTGGCGGTCCGCTTCAACTCTGGAGGAACCCTGTGGCCGGTCGCCCTGCGCGTGTGCACTCCGCGGTACAGTCTCCCATGCGCATAGTCGTGGGCAGGAGCGAGGGGCTGAGGGAGCAAGGAACCACCGAGTCCACCTTCCCCTGCTCGGCGGGCGCTGGCTGCACCTAGCGGGCCCTCAGCTCGCCGGTAGCGGGGAAGGAGGTTGCCCGGGCACCCGAAGCAGCATTGCGACTCCGCTTCCTCTAGCACCCTGGTGCCTCAGTGGTCAGGCTGTCTGAAAGCTACCCTGCCCTCTAACGCTGTGCCCTTTCCGTCTCTGCCAGTTCTCCACCATGCCCGGGGGCGTGCCCTGGTCGGTCTACTTGAAAATGCTCTCCTCCAGCCTCCTGGCCATGTGCGCCGGAGCCCAGGTGGTGCACTGGTACTACCGGCCTGACCTGGTGAGTGCTGTGGGGTTCATGCCCACCCTAGAAGTGACACCCCAGCGTTCTGTCCAATTTGCTTAGTTCCTCTTGACATTTAGGTTGTTCCCAGTGTTTGGATAACTAGTGCTGCAGCAGCTTCCTCTTAACACTCAAGACTATGTCTACTAGTTATGGtgagccagcctagtctacagagcgacTTCAGGGGCATccggggctacatagagaaaccccgACGCGGGAGTcggggatacacacacacacacacacac
This window contains:
- the Uqcc6 gene encoding protein BRAWNIN precursor, with protein sequence MPGGVPWSVYLKMLSSSLLAMCAGAQVVHWYYRPDLTIPEIPPKPGELRTELLGLRERHRESQVSQQ